One region of Candidatus Neomarinimicrobiota bacterium genomic DNA includes:
- a CDS encoding glucose-1-phosphate thymidylyltransferase: MKGLLTAGGHGTRLRPITHTKNKHLIPIANRPMLTYAIEYLSDVGIKEIGIIVNADDDEIEKSFGSGKKLGVKLTYIPQRAPLGLAHVIKIAEPFIGDDKFLFYLGDNILVGGVRQFVDEFEAAGSNCHLVLSKVPDPERFGVPEISGDQIISIEEKPSNPKSDFAVTGIYLYDSSIFEAVNRIKPSARGELEISNAHQYLLDSGKSVSFSEITGWWKDTGKPSDLLEANRLILDNLHGKNSAKIDNKSFVTGRIVAGKGTTVKNSKVRGPVILGKNVHVENAYIGPYTSISDDCDIIGCEVEYSIVMSGSSLKDVEKRIEASLLGHDVELSQSNTRPRAHRIMVGDQGRVEVA, from the coding sequence ATGAAAGGGCTCCTTACAGCAGGCGGCCACGGCACCCGGCTCAGACCCATCACCCATACGAAGAACAAGCACCTGATCCCTATCGCAAATCGGCCCATGCTTACCTATGCTATAGAATATTTGTCTGATGTAGGAATTAAAGAGATTGGCATTATCGTGAACGCCGATGACGATGAGATTGAAAAGTCTTTTGGTTCTGGAAAGAAACTGGGGGTGAAACTTACCTATATTCCTCAGAGAGCACCACTCGGTTTGGCCCACGTGATTAAAATTGCCGAGCCGTTCATTGGCGATGATAAATTTCTTTTCTATCTCGGTGATAACATTCTTGTAGGCGGCGTGAGGCAATTTGTTGATGAATTCGAAGCTGCTGGCTCTAACTGTCATTTGGTGCTTAGCAAAGTGCCCGATCCGGAGCGGTTTGGTGTACCTGAAATAAGCGGAGATCAAATCATTTCCATTGAAGAGAAGCCGTCAAATCCCAAAAGTGATTTTGCTGTGACCGGTATTTATCTTTATGACAGTTCTATCTTTGAGGCAGTTAACAGGATAAAGCCGTCGGCGCGGGGCGAGCTGGAAATTTCCAATGCCCATCAATATCTGTTGGACAGTGGGAAATCGGTTTCCTTTTCCGAAATCACAGGATGGTGGAAGGATACGGGTAAACCGTCCGATCTTCTTGAAGCAAACAGACTAATTCTTGATAATCTCCATGGAAAGAATTCAGCTAAGATAGACAATAAATCTTTTGTTACTGGTCGAATCGTTGCTGGTAAAGGGACCACTGTAAAGAATAGTAAAGTGAGGGGACCGGTCATCCTTGGCAAAAATGTACACGTTGAGAATGCCTATATTGGCCCTTACACTTCTATTTCTGACGACTGTGACATTATTGGTTGCGAAGTGGAGTACTCAATCGTTATGTCCGGGTCGTCACTGAAAGACGTTGAAAAAAGAATCGAAGCTTCTCTATTGGGTCACGACGTTGAATTGAGTCAGTCAAATACCAGGCCCCGGGCGCACAGGATTATGGTAGGTGACCAGGGAAGAGTGGAAGTGGCCTAG
- the mtaB gene encoding tRNA (N(6)-L-threonylcarbamoyladenosine(37)-C(2))-methylthiotransferase MtaB yields the protein MVLVSSNGAERTVAFHTLGCKLNFAESASIVTNMESQSFKRVDYSERADVYIVNTCSVTENADRKCRKAVRQALRKSPSAFVAVIGCYAQLRPEEISAIPGVDLVLGAGEKFNLPAYLSDLSKRESGEIHSCDIETVNRFFPSCSTSERTRAFLKVQDGCDYTCSYCTIPMARGRSRSHTIKQTVASARRLLDVKVREIVLTGVNIGDFGAGSEKTFIGLLVALDRIGAERIRISSIEPNLLTDDIINFVTGSNSFVPHFHVPLQSGSDKILKWMRRRYSSDMYLSRINQVKQAMPHSCIGADVIVGFPGETDNDFRATVRLLNDADVSYLHVFSYSERPGTDAAEMKKKVAPNVRAERSKHLRILSKKKRSAFYESCLGQVRNVLFETWDNGILEGFTDNYIRVKVQGERSFSGTTQRVSLRSIRDGVMQGVLSN from the coding sequence ATGGTGCTTGTCTCATCGAACGGCGCTGAAAGAACAGTTGCATTCCACACGCTGGGGTGCAAGCTGAACTTTGCCGAGTCCGCTTCCATTGTCACAAACATGGAATCTCAGAGCTTCAAGCGTGTTGATTATTCTGAGAGGGCTGATGTCTATATTGTAAACACCTGCTCCGTCACCGAAAACGCTGATAGAAAGTGTAGGAAAGCGGTTCGGCAGGCACTGAGGAAATCCCCGAGCGCATTTGTGGCTGTCATAGGCTGTTATGCTCAGCTCCGCCCTGAAGAAATTTCGGCCATTCCCGGAGTGGATCTTGTCTTGGGTGCCGGTGAAAAGTTTAATCTACCTGCTTATCTAAGTGATCTCTCCAAAAGAGAATCGGGAGAGATCCATTCCTGCGATATCGAAACGGTTAATCGCTTTTTCCCGTCTTGCTCAACATCGGAGCGGACCCGGGCATTTCTGAAGGTCCAAGACGGCTGTGATTACACGTGCTCCTACTGTACCATTCCCATGGCTAGGGGTCGGAGCCGGAGCCATACAATTAAACAAACGGTAGCCAGCGCTCGGCGGCTTCTTGATGTAAAGGTGAGGGAAATTGTGCTCACCGGTGTCAATATAGGCGACTTTGGTGCCGGCTCTGAAAAAACCTTTATTGGTCTTTTGGTGGCCCTTGATAGGATTGGTGCCGAGCGAATACGTATTTCATCTATCGAACCGAACTTGCTGACAGATGATATCATCAACTTTGTGACCGGTTCAAACTCATTTGTTCCTCATTTCCACGTGCCACTTCAGTCCGGTTCAGACAAAATCCTAAAGTGGATGCGACGCCGCTATTCCAGTGATATGTATCTGTCCCGGATCAATCAAGTAAAACAGGCCATGCCTCATAGCTGCATCGGTGCAGATGTGATTGTTGGATTTCCCGGTGAGACTGATAATGATTTCAGGGCAACAGTCCGCCTGTTGAATGATGCGGATGTTTCATACCTGCATGTTTTCAGCTATTCTGAACGTCCCGGGACAGATGCTGCTGAAATGAAAAAGAAGGTCGCGCCAAACGTTCGTGCTGAGCGAAGCAAGCATCTTCGTATTCTTTCAAAAAAGAAGAGAAGTGCGTTCTATGAATCGTGCTTGGGGCAAGTTCGTAACGTTCTTTTCGAGACCTGGGATAACGGTATTCTAGAAGGTTTCACCGATAATTATATCCGTGTCAAAGTGCAAGGGGAGAGGAGTTTTTCCGGGACAACTCAAAGAGTGAGTTTAAGGTCTATTCGCGATGGTGTTATGCAGGGAGTCTTATCCAATTGA
- a CDS encoding deoxynucleoside kinase, protein MQLSDVPFVGIAGNIAVGKTTLTKMISEHMRWRPYYESVDDNPYLSDFYSDMKRWSFHLQIYFLSRRFRTHREMSEGDVPAVQDRTIYEDVEIFAQSLHEMGNMSERDWANYRALFDEMTSYLRKPTLIIFLKASTDSLLTRLKKRGREYEKSVSAEYLHNLNIAYTKWINRAKLEFNVMTVDTNDFDVYKDKDRLEQLIQDIARRCEA, encoded by the coding sequence ATCCAATTGAGTGATGTTCCTTTTGTCGGTATTGCCGGCAATATCGCAGTGGGAAAAACAACACTTACCAAAATGATTTCTGAGCATATGAGGTGGCGCCCGTATTATGAATCTGTGGATGACAACCCCTATCTATCCGATTTCTATTCGGATATGAAGCGGTGGAGTTTTCATCTGCAGATCTATTTTCTTTCTCGCCGGTTTCGGACTCATAGGGAAATGTCTGAGGGAGATGTTCCTGCTGTGCAAGACAGGACAATTTATGAGGATGTGGAAATATTTGCTCAATCCCTTCACGAAATGGGAAACATGTCCGAGCGAGACTGGGCCAACTACCGGGCGCTCTTTGATGAAATGACTTCCTATTTGAGGAAACCTACACTTATTATATTTCTTAAAGCATCCACCGATTCACTGCTGACGCGGCTGAAAAAGCGCGGCCGTGAGTATGAAAAATCAGTGTCGGCAGAATATCTGCATAACCTCAACATTGCCTACACTAAATGGATCAATCGTGCAAAATTGGAGTTTAATGTTATGACTGTGGACACGAATGATTTTGACGTCTACAAAGATAAAGACCGGCTGGAGCAGTTGATTCAGGATATTGCTCGGCGCTGTGAGGCGTGA